The following DNA comes from Picosynechococcus sp. PCC 7003.
TCGCTGGTAACGGCACGGTGTATTGGGGCCTGTGGCATTGCGCCAGCGGTGGTTTATGACGATGAGGTGTGCGGGAAACAGAACGCCGATCAGGTGATGGCAAGGCTGAAGCAGTTATCTGAGGGAAGTTGACAGATACCAGTGATCAGGTGTCAGACATCAAAGTTTTATTTGTAGTCAGGATTTGCGGGAAAGATGACGGATTTAGCGGAATTATTTGAAATTGCGGAAGCGGAACAGGACAGCCACACAAAAATTCAGATTCGCTGTTGTACGGCGGCGGGTTGTATGTCCTCTGGCAGTTTGGCGGTAAAAGAGGAGCTGGAAAAACGGATTCAGGAAAAAAATTTGGGCGATCGCCTGGAGGTGGTTCCCGTCGGTTGTATGAAACTCTGTGGCTTTGCGCCCTTGGTGGATGTGAGCGATGAGACTTGTTTTCAGCAGGTTTTGCCGGAGGTGGCCGGGGATATTGTGGCGGCAGCCATCGGGGAAACCCCCTCGGATAAGCTAGAAATCTGCGATCGCCAAGCCCCATTTTTCACGTTACAAAAACCCGTGGTGCTGGAAAATAGCGGCAAAATTGACCCCGAACGGATTGAAGCCTACATTGCGCGGGGCGGCTATCGGTCATTGCACCAAGTGCTCGAAGATATGACCCCGATGGAGGTGGTCGAGGAAATTACCAAAAGTGGGCTACGGGGGCGCGGCGGCGGTGGCTATCCCACGGGCTTGAAATGGGCGACCGTCGCCAAAATGCCGGGGGATCAAAAATATATTGTCTGTAATGCCGACGAAGGGGATCCGGGGGCATTTATGGATCGCGCGGTCTTAGAAAGTGATCCCCACCGAGTCCTCGAAGGGATGGCGATCGCCGGCTATGCCGTAGGCGCAAACCACGGGTATATCTACATCCGCGCCGAATATCCCCTCGCGATCCAACGGCTCGAAAAAGCGATCAAACAAGCCAAGAGCAAAGGCTTACTCGGCAGCCAGATCTTTAATTCCCCCTTCAATTTCACCATCGATATCCGTATTGGTGCGGGCGCATTCGTTTGTGGCGAAGAAACCGCCCTGATTGCCTCCATCGAAGGCGGACGGGGAACCCCCAGACCCAGACCCCCCTACCCCGCCCAGTCTGGACTATGGGGGCATCCCACCCTAATCAACAACGTCGAAACCTAC
Coding sequences within:
- the nuoF gene encoding NADH-quinone oxidoreductase subunit NuoF, with translation MTDLAELFEIAEAEQDSHTKIQIRCCTAAGCMSSGSLAVKEELEKRIQEKNLGDRLEVVPVGCMKLCGFAPLVDVSDETCFQQVLPEVAGDIVAAAIGETPSDKLEICDRQAPFFTLQKPVVLENSGKIDPERIEAYIARGGYRSLHQVLEDMTPMEVVEEITKSGLRGRGGGGYPTGLKWATVAKMPGDQKYIVCNADEGDPGAFMDRAVLESDPHRVLEGMAIAGYAVGANHGYIYIRAEYPLAIQRLEKAIKQAKSKGLLGSQIFNSPFNFTIDIRIGAGAFVCGEETALIASIEGGRGTPRPRPPYPAQSGLWGHPTLINNVETYANIVPIIREGADWFSSIGTEKSKGTKVFALTGKVAKNGLIEVPMGTPVRQIVEQMGGGIPDGGTVKSVQTGGPSGGCIPAEYLDTPIEYDSLIKLGTMMGSGGMIVMDEATSMVDVAKFYMEFCQCESCGKCIPCRAGTVQMSGLLSKMLKGQAEPKDIELLEQLCYMVKEASLCGLGQSAPNPILSTLRYFRAEYDALVGSNAD